The DNA sequence GCTGAAAGAGAAGCCATTTGTGCCGGCGTTGGAGAAGATTCATTGAAATTTCCAACCAGGCATATTCCAATTCCATAATGATTGTATTCCTTAACACCGGCATGAGCGCCATCAATCTGATTTACCCATCTGTTACCAATCTCGATTTGCCCATCACACGAGCCACATCCATTCCCTATCACAAAATGGTAACCCAGACCGTTTTCCCAACCCCTTGTTTCTCTGTGGAATTTATCAAATTCGGCAGCACAACCAGATACTGAAGCGCTATGGTGGATAACGATATACTTCCAGTCCCGCACAAAATAACGATCTAGCTGTGTGATAATATATGGTTCTTTCTTTGGGAGAGGCTTCATAGGAGTTACTGGTTTGAACGTAGGTGGTGTATAGCAGCCGTACAAGAAAAAAGTGGTAAGAAAAATAAAGACGATATAGCGTTTCCACCGACCTGACATAGACAGTCTCCTGAAATAATGATGTTTAACACTGACGCTGTATGTACATCTGATAAATTTGATACTACACGGGAAGTATATCACATGCGTACTTTTTGTCAAATAACAAATTTTTTTATTCAAAATCTGGTAAGCTTGAAAATAACTCAAAATATGATACTATATGTAGTGTGCTATCAATTACTTGATTAAATCAAGCAAAAAAAGGGAAAATAAATCATTATGGTACACAAATACCGTAACACGTTTCGATATCGAAATTTCACGGTAGTACTTTGGTTCATCCTTTCACTTCCCTCTCAAATCTTATACCACATACCCAAAACGATTGCCGCAGAAAATACTGTTCTTATTATTCGAAGTCAATCAATTGCAGCCTACAATGAAGCAATCAAAGGTTTTGAAGAAGGATGCAAAGGGAAGAATATCTCTATACAAGCGCTGTATGATTTGAAGGGAAATTTAGAGGAGGGCAAGAAAGTTATTCGAGATCTGAAAGAAAATAAGACGAAACCCGATCTTATCTTAGCAGTAGGTATCCTTGCTGCAACCATTGTAAAAGATCAATTTACGGATATACCGATCATATTTTGTATGGTTATCAACCATGAACGCTTTAATTTACAGGGAGCCAATATTACCGGCATCTCTTCTGAGGCATCGGTAGAAAACCAATTTACTGTTCTTAAGGAATTTCTCGGCACCCATAAGAATATAGGGGTTATTTACGATCCAATGAAAACGAAAGAGATTATTTCGGAGGCCAGCCGTATTGCAAAAAAGTTTGAATTTAATCTTATTACGGCACAAATCAGGTCAGACAGAGAAGTAGCTTTCGCATTAAACACGATGTTGAAAAAAATTGATGCGTTATGGATAATCCCTGATGGTACCGTAATTACCAAAGAATCGCTCGAAGCCTTGTTGAAAGGGGCACAGAAACAGCATCTTCCTACCTTCTGCACATCTAGTGCAATTGTAAAGGCAGGGGCATTAATCTCTGTCTCGACAGATTATATCCATACAGGTATCCAGGCAGCGAAGATGGCGCAAACATTATTAAACAGCCCGGAGGTTATTTCATTGGGTGTTCAACAGCCGGATAAGTTAAAGTTAACCTTAAATACCCAAACGGCAGAAAAAATCGGGATAGACCTTGCATCTATCCAAATGGGTCCGGATGTAGTCTTTTACCCATAATCGTTTTTTAGTTGGAAATGCATGATGAGTATCCGTACAAAACTTATTCTCTTTATAAGCACACTGATAATCATTATTGGAGCGCTCAGTTGTCTCTTCTTCCTTGTCAATTCGAAAAAGCAGCAAGAAGATGCGCTGAGAAGGTTCGGTATCTCTCTTATTATGCTGTTTGCCCAGGATGACGAGGTAAAACATGCGTTGAGTTACACACAACCTGCATTCTTAGACGCCCCTATTAAAAGAATAAAGGCGCTTGATACCGAAGGGGAAATTGGTTATTTGCGTATATCAAATACTCAAAAAATTATGGTTGAAGAAAAAGCTCCCTGGATTACTGCTGATATGGAAAAAATTCCCATAGGAGATACTATTCAAAGCCCTGGCGTATCGTTTACCGATCGGATGTGGACAAGAGGCGGTATACGGTACATTGATTCTTCCCGGAACCCCGATATATTGATCACGAATAACATCGTTATCTCTTCAATACATGAATTTTACGATTTTTCACTTCCTATCATTGAGAAACATACATTTTCAGAGGAAGAATTTGCTGCACAGATCTTAGGTGAAGCTGATGTCGTTAAAGAAGATAGACACATTCTGGGATTTATACAAATCGGATTATCCCGGCATAAGTTACATGAAAGGATTCATGCAATCGTTCGAAGAAGCATTATTCCCATGGGGATAACAATCATTGCAGGAGGAGTGTGTATTACCTTCTTTCTCACCAAATACATTATTTCTCCAATAAAACACATGGCAAATATCACACTCGACATCGCAAAAGGAAATCTTACCCGTACGGTAGATATCCGTTCTAAAGATGAAATTGGTCAATTATCTATAAATTTTAATCAAATGACCAAGGCCCTGAAGAATTCCTATGATGAAAAAGAAAAAATTATGGTACAACTACGGGAGCATATTACTAATTTATTTCAAACAAACAAAGAATTAACGAAAATAAATGAACAATTAAACGATGCGCAGGAACGTTTGGTGCGTTCAGAGAAATTGGCTGTCATTGGTAAATTAGCATCGGGCATTGGACATGAGCTGCGAAATCCGCTCGGTTGCATTAAAAATGCACTTTTCTCTATAAAAAAGAAAACCTTACCTATCGGGATGTTTCCTGATAATCAAAGAATAAACCAATTAATAGAAATTGTTGAAAAAGAGACTGAACGAAGTATAAAAATTGTAAATGATTTACTAGAATTTTCAAGAACTACAAAACCTACCGTGTCCCCTACAAATATTCATTCTCTTATTGAATCTTCTCTTTCAAGACTTACTATCCCTGAAAAAATTAAACGAACTGTGCATATAGAAGAACCTCTACCATTAATAGCAGTTGATGCAACCCAAATCGAACAGGTATTTATCAACCTGATTCAAAATGCGTGTGATGCTATGCCTATGGGTGGACTCTTAACTATTCATGCACAAAAAGAAAACAGTTCTTTAACCGTTACCTTTACCGATACCGGATATGGTATTCCCGATACTATTAAAAATAAGATATTTGACCCTCTTTTTACTACAAAGCCGAAAGGGATGGGATTAGGGTTGGCTATCAGCTTCAATATTATACAAAGACATGGTGGAAATATTGACTTAAAGAGTAAAGAAGGGGAAGGGACCAGTTTTATTGTTACATTACCTACAGAAAAAGCTAGTGGAACAAAAATCCAGACAACAACATACGTTACCTAAAAATTGATGGCAATTATGGCTTTTCTTAAAACTTAATACACAGATACCTAATATGGCATATGAAGCATTGAATAAAATTTGTATCATGCTGGTGGATGATGACCTCTCCGTCCTGCAAACAACTGCAATAATTTTAGAAGAAGAAGGCTATACTATTGTAACTTGCTGTGGAGGAAAAGAGGCTATCGGTAAACTGAATGACACGATCTTTACGGTAATACTCGACATCAATATGCCGGATATGTCTGGCCTGGAAGTTTTTGAGATTATGAAATCGAGAAACCAATACCTTCCCATCATTTTTCATACAGGCTATGGTGAGAAAGAAAAAAGAACTGATATCCGTAAACATTTTCGGCCACATGCTTATGTGGTTAAGGGCAGCGACCCGGAGCAATTACTCGATACCGTTGCTGGTGCAGTCGAATCGTACAAGAATATCCTGGAAAATGTTACCCTAAATAATGCCCTTAAGGAGCGAAACGCATTAATTGAGGAATTCAACCGTTCCCTGGAAGATAAAGTAAAAAGGCAGGTGGAAGAAATTCAAAGAACAAGCCGCCTGAAAAGGTATGTCTCTCCGCAAATTGCTGACACTATCATCTCGAGCGGAAGCGATAAATATCTAATTAGCGCCCGAAAATTATTGACAATATGTTTTGCCGATCTAAAAGGTTTTACCGAAGCCAGTGAGAGCATGGAACCAGAGGATACAGTAAACTTATTAAATGAATATTTCGCAGAGATGACCACCATCATTTTCAGGTACGGAGGTACACTTGATAAATTCATGGGAGATGGTATCCTTATTTTTTTTGGTGATCCTATCTACTGTGACGATCATGATGAAAAGGCAGTCAGAATGGCCATCGATATGCGCGATAAAGTACAGGAATTACGGAAAAATTGGCTTAAGAATGGCTGCAATATTGATATATGCTTCGGTATAAATACCGGATATGTCACGGTTGGAAATGTCGGATCATCAATCCAAATGAACTACACCGTTATAGGCCACAGGGTTAATATTGCCCACAGACTCCAATTGGAAGCGAAAGCGGGGCAAATCTTAATCACAGCACGTACACTTGCGGGAATAGAAAATCTGGTAGAAACAGAGGAAATAAAAAATGTAAAACGCAAGGGGATTATTAAGCCTATAAATGTATATAATGTAATAAGATACAAAAAGATTCTATAATCATTTCACCCCTTCGGGGTTGTTCATCATGGTTGTTCACACCTATAATCATGTCAGCCCTTCGGGCTTGAAGTATCGTAATTAATGATTGAAAACCGAACGGCATATATCGGAGAAGAGGCATGTGCTCATCTGGCTGTTTGAGAATGGAGAATTCAAAAAATTAGGTATTGATATTCAACCGTTTCGATATCACATCCATGAGATTTTTTGATATGTCTTGTTTGGTCTCACATTCAGATTCGACCTTTTTATAAGAGTTAATCAAATAAGCATGATGCTTATCCCCTTCAATCTCATCCTGATTATTAGCCACAACAAAGTCCGCACCACTCTCTATCAGGGAGGCATATGCCCTTTCAACAAGTTCATCTCTCGATAGACCTACCTCTAACTTAAACCCTATTAAAAGAGTATCTGGCCATAATGATCGTATGAGTTTTATTACCTTTGGAGTTTTTGTTAAATGTATTGTTAGTTTATCCCTGCGAGAGGATAGTTTACCTTCGCTATGCTTTTCAGGAATATAATCCAGCACCGCCATAGCATGTATAATAGTATCAAATGACTCTCCTTTTAAGCTTCCCTGAATTGTCATTATCAGATCTTCAATTGTCTCAATCTCAATAAGGGTAAGACGGCAAGCATATTCTTTACTCAATAATGTGCTATCGGGAATTATACTTCCCGTTCCATAAATAAAGGTAACCAAAGCATTCCTTTTGAGAGCTTCGGTTGCAATAACCGCTCCCAACTTACCGGTAGATTTATTACTAATATATCTTACAGCATCTATATAACCTCTCATTGGCCCGGAAGTTATCATGATACTTTTTCCTTCCAAATCACCATATCCTTTACACTTTTCCACCATCGAACCTAACTCTTAATCCCCTTCTGTAGTATTAACCTGTAAAAAAACTTCTTTTTTTTGTAAGTTTTTCTTTGTATCCTTTGTGTGCTTTGTGGTTAAACTCTTTTTGGTTGCAGCTTTGCTGCACGATGCATCTTCCTGTTATTTGCAAAAATTTCATATGATTCTAATATTTTCTTCAATATATTGCAATAATAAGACACTATAGGATACGAATAAGGGATTGGGTTTTGGTATAGGTAAAGGCAAAGGTGGTGGTGTTGGTGGAGACGGAGGAGAGTGTACTTGTGCTAATGCTCGTAGTAATATCGCATTGTTATATAAATTTAGATGTTTAACATGTATGGGGATATTTTTACTACAAACAGCTACATCATCTCTCAATTGCTCATCGCTATTAACTTTCCCCACACAATCCTCTGACTTTACAGGAAGATTATAAGAACTCTCCATTGAAATTCTCGAGGCAACCCATGCTGATGTGCCATAAGAGGTACATGCAACAAACAGTGAAAGTAAAACCATTCTATTTAAAAATACGTAAAAACCTGATTTGGCAAAGCTAAAAAGTACCTTTCTCATACATTTACCTCTCTTTCTCTAAGCTTTTTATTAAAAAATTAGGATAAGTTATTCAAAATGAATGTTGAATCATATTGGTAGTGTTTACAAGGGATAAGCAGTTACCAATCATGAAACAAGTGCGTTCTAATTATGCAAATACTTAGCCATATCTATCAATTTTGTACCTTCTTTTGAGTAATTATTTTTATAAAAACAAAAAAGCCTTACAACTTACATTCAAGAGGTTTTTATGAGGAGAGGTAAAATTTAATTGATTTTTCCGGAGGATAGAGTAATTTACCTGGTAAAAGCATTCAGAAAAGAAAGGAAAAAGGTATGCCAGCGCCGGTGTTTTGAAGAAAACCCAGTAGAGTCTCTCACAAAGGAGACAAAAGCTGAATAAATTTATTCTGGTGACTAATACAGAGATTCTAAAAGGTATACAAGGGGACAATCTTCTGTGGAGATAAACTTTAAATGGGCTAAGAATCCTGCGGCAGCAGCCCCTATCTTGCTAAAGAACCCAAGAGGATTGCAGTATTAGGATTCGTTTATCTGGTAGCTCTTATGGTGTATATTTTCATGCAACGGCAGATAAGGCAGATAAGATAGTCACTGAAAAGGGCACAGAAGAGCATACCAGGTAATAAGGGGCTTACCGATAATCCAATAGGGAGAGTATTGTTTCAGAATATGAATGGAATATCTGTGGTTGTTATTTCCCTGGGTAAATCTCTCCTTAAGTAGATTACTCATTTTACACAACTACTACACTGTCAACTTAATTTACCATAATAGACTCTCTCGTATGTGTCATTGCGAGGGGTATTTTCCCGAAGTAATCTCTTTTGAAATGTCCAGGGGGATTGCTTCGGACAATACCCTCGCAATGACACAGCCCCATGCAGTTGAACCGATACAAATCGTATTATCATGAATTATATTGACAGTGTACTACATACGGATATCCTGAATTATTTATTTCGCCTTTGATGCCACAATCTATCAACCATTAAAAACTATTTCTTCTGTTTAAGAAGAAAAATCTCTCGAATATCAGGTAAAATAATTGAAATTTTAGTATACTTCCCTTCAATACTATCAATAGTAAGTTTACCACCGTGGTCATTCACAATTGCATGAGACAGATACTTAGCCCTAATCCCATTCTCTGTTATATAGGAAGGTATGCCAGTACCGTGATTATAAAAAGTAGTTTTTACAAATTTATGCTCATGTATAGTTATTTCTTCAGCCAGGATCTCGATAATTTTATTACCATGTGATTTTGGATATTTTTGGTTCAGGGCATATCGTGCATTACTGATAAGATTCATGAAGACTTCCTGAATTTCTTGGAGATTTACGAGTATTTTTGGCAAATTATTAGGAATATCCAGCTTTATTTTTATACAATCTTTTTGTAATTGTGTTCCTGTAAGGGTAAGAATATCAGATACTATTTCATGTATACTGGCCATAGTTTTCTCTTTTACATCACTGCCTCGAGCAAAAGAAAGAAGTTTGCTAACGATATTCGCTATGCGGTCTCCTTCCTTGATAATCCGGCTAGCAAGATTTTTTTCTCTGCTTCCTTCACGGCTTTTATTCAATAAAATCTGGGCACAATTAATAACACCCGTTATGGGATTATTGATTTCGTGGGCAACACCTGTTGCTAGTTCACCTAAGAGTGCTAAATGTCTCGATCGTTCAGTATCCTTTTCAAGCTTTACCCTTTCAACCATATCTAAAGCAGTGCCTAAGATACCAATAATGTCCCCCTTTTCGTCTTTTACAGGAACCTTAATTGTATAGAAAATTAATTCCTGTCCATCTTTCCAATATCTCCGTTCTTTATCTTTTCTTTGTCCCGATCTTATAACTTCCTTATCATATTCTCTATACTCTTTAGCAATATCCTTAGGGAAAAAATCGTAGTCCGTTTTACCTACAATTTCCTCT is a window from the Candidatus Jettenia sp. genome containing:
- a CDS encoding PAS domain-containing protein, whose amino-acid sequence is MLKQTEKLLAENSNNVPDEFTESIKKIINKLYEYQNIWETQKYKKEVFLISENKCKLLHENLPVKIFYKDKRSIYLFCNENFARYLHIKTEEIVGKTDYDFFPKDIAKEYREYDKEVIRSGQRKDKERRYWKDGQELIFYTIKVPVKDEKGDIIGILGTALDMVERVKLEKDTERSRHLALLGELATGVAHEINNPITGVINCAQILLNKSREGSREKNLASRIIKEGDRIANIVSKLLSFARGSDVKEKTMASIHEIVSDILTLTGTQLQKDCIKIKLDIPNNLPKILVNLQEIQEVFMNLISNARYALNQKYPKSHGNKIIEILAEEITIHEHKFVKTTFYNHGTGIPSYITENGIRAKYLSHAIVNDHGGKLTIDSIEGKYTKISIILPDIREIFLLKQKK
- a CDS encoding peptidoglycan recognition protein family protein, yielding MSGRWKRYIVFIFLTTFFLYGCYTPPTFKPVTPMKPLPKKEPYIITQLDRYFVRDWKYIVIHHSASVSGCAAEFDKFHRETRGWENGLGYHFVIGNGCGSCDGQIEIGNRWVNQIDGAHAGVKEYNHYGIGICLVGNFNESSPTPAQMASLSALVEYLQDRCHIPSKNIITHKHIKDTDCPGRNFPYYKVLAQSAKW
- a CDS encoding ATP-binding protein codes for the protein MMSIRTKLILFISTLIIIIGALSCLFFLVNSKKQQEDALRRFGISLIMLFAQDDEVKHALSYTQPAFLDAPIKRIKALDTEGEIGYLRISNTQKIMVEEKAPWITADMEKIPIGDTIQSPGVSFTDRMWTRGGIRYIDSSRNPDILITNNIVISSIHEFYDFSLPIIEKHTFSEEEFAAQILGEADVVKEDRHILGFIQIGLSRHKLHERIHAIVRRSIIPMGITIIAGGVCITFFLTKYIISPIKHMANITLDIAKGNLTRTVDIRSKDEIGQLSINFNQMTKALKNSYDEKEKIMVQLREHITNLFQTNKELTKINEQLNDAQERLVRSEKLAVIGKLASGIGHELRNPLGCIKNALFSIKKKTLPIGMFPDNQRINQLIEIVEKETERSIKIVNDLLEFSRTTKPTVSPTNIHSLIESSLSRLTIPEKIKRTVHIEEPLPLIAVDATQIEQVFINLIQNACDAMPMGGLLTIHAQKENSSLTVTFTDTGYGIPDTIKNKIFDPLFTTKPKGMGLGLAISFNIIQRHGGNIDLKSKEGEGTSFIVTLPTEKASGTKIQTTTYVT
- a CDS encoding adenylate/guanylate cyclase domain-containing response regulator, which codes for MAYEALNKICIMLVDDDLSVLQTTAIILEEEGYTIVTCCGGKEAIGKLNDTIFTVILDINMPDMSGLEVFEIMKSRNQYLPIIFHTGYGEKEKRTDIRKHFRPHAYVVKGSDPEQLLDTVAGAVESYKNILENVTLNNALKERNALIEEFNRSLEDKVKRQVEEIQRTSRLKRYVSPQIADTIISSGSDKYLISARKLLTICFADLKGFTEASESMEPEDTVNLLNEYFAEMTTIIFRYGGTLDKFMGDGILIFFGDPIYCDDHDEKAVRMAIDMRDKVQELRKNWLKNGCNIDICFGINTGYVTVGNVGSSIQMNYTVIGHRVNIAHRLQLEAKAGQILITARTLAGIENLVETEEIKNVKRKGIIKPINVYNVIRYKKIL
- a CDS encoding ABC transporter substrate-binding protein is translated as MVHKYRNTFRYRNFTVVLWFILSLPSQILYHIPKTIAAENTVLIIRSQSIAAYNEAIKGFEEGCKGKNISIQALYDLKGNLEEGKKVIRDLKENKTKPDLILAVGILAATIVKDQFTDIPIIFCMVINHERFNLQGANITGISSEASVENQFTVLKEFLGTHKNIGVIYDPMKTKEIISEASRIAKKFEFNLITAQIRSDREVAFALNTMLKKIDALWIIPDGTVITKESLEALLKGAQKQHLPTFCTSSAIVKAGALISVSTDYIHTGIQAAKMAQTLLNSPEVISLGVQQPDKLKLTLNTQTAEKIGIDLASIQMGPDVVFYP